In one window of Nicotiana tabacum cultivar K326 chromosome 12, ASM71507v2, whole genome shotgun sequence DNA:
- the LOC107785639 gene encoding uncharacterized protein LOC107785639: MVELVSTMRNIKEARIPRPMRSDPSKRDPNLWCEYNGTNGHRTGDCRHLREEVETLLKNGHLREFLRDRAKNNYGRNWDITEPLKIGEDPPRLTINMIFGGGNEINGVTFSTAKKTKVLVTHSKRLREVAEGDITFIEEDINGLLLPHNDALQVQPISFNGECWNKPS; this comes from the exons ATGGTGGAGCTGGTATCGACGATGAGGAATATTAAGGAAGCACGAATCCCGAGGCCGATGAGATCCGATCCCAGTAAGAGGGATCCTAATCTATGGTGCGAGTATAATGGGACTAACGGCCATCGGACTGGGGACTGCCGGCACCTGCGCGAGGAGGTGGAGACATTGCTGAAAAATGGCCATCTTAGAGAGTTCTTAAGGGACCGGGCTAAAAATAACTACGGCCGCAACTGGGATATTACAGAGCCCTTGAAGATAGGAGAAGATCCTCCTCGACTAACGATTAACATGATTTTCGGTGgggggaacgagattaatggTGTAACCTTTTCAACAGCAAAAAAGACAAAGGTATTAGTGACTCATAgcaagagactccgggaagtcgCCGAGGGTGATATCACTTTCATAGAGGAGGACATTAATGGACTCCTACTACCGCAcaatgatgccctg CAAGTTCAGCCAATATCATTCAATGGAGAGTGCTGGAATAAGCCAAGCTAa